The genomic region GATGACAGAGTTGTAGATGCGGTAACCAAGGATCTTTATGTAAATGGGTTTCAAGAAGAGGTACAGTATCAGAACCTTACACCAGAAAACTTGCAACATATGTTCCACCAAGGTATTGAGCTATTGGACTCGGCAAGAATGATAAACGTGACACATTTGGCGCTTTGGAAGCCTTCGTCTTTTAAGGTGGGAAATCCTGTGGAGTTTGCTCTAGATGACAACTACGATACCTTTTGGCAGAGTGATGGGGGTCAGCCGCATCAATTGGATATCATGTTCAGCAAGAGAATGGACATTTGTGTTATGGCTCTCTTTTTCTCGATGATTGCGGACGAGTCATATGCTCCAAGCTTAGTGAAGGTTTATGCAGGACATAGCCCTTCTGATGTAAGATTCTATAAGATGCTTGAAGTGAGAAATGTGAACGGTTGGGTGGCACTGAAGTTTCTTGATAACAGGGAGGACGACAAACTACTGAAGTGCCAGTTTATTAGGCTTTTATTTCCTGTTAATCACGAAAACGGGAAAGATACCCATCTAAGAGGAATAAGACTATACGTTCCATCCAATGAGCCACATCAAGAAACCCATGAGTGGGCACAAACCCTTCCAGAAACCAGCAATATCTTTCAGGATGCTATATTACGTTAATAGAATATTGAAACAAGTTCTCTTCATTGCTATTACCCTGCCTTttgcatattttttttcacttggTTAATTGCAGGGATTatatgaaataaaaaaatgtcgAAAATAGTATAAACACAAGATCAGAAGTGGCAAAGAGGGCCAGTTTAATTGTTGCTACTCAAttgcagaagaagaaaaagtaggATGTCCGACTTGGAAACAGTTGCTAAATTTCTCGCTGAATCAGTTGTTGCTTCTACGGCTAAAGCTTCTGAAAGAAATTTAAAGCAGTTGGAGACGCAAGATGGATTCGGTTTGACTTTATTGCATGTTATTGCTTCTACAAATCTGCCGTTATCTACTAGATTGGCAGGTGCtttgttcttcaaaaactttattaAGCGGAAATGGGTAGATGAAAATGGCAATCATTTACTACCGGCTAACAATGTAGAACtgatcaaaaaagaaatagttCCCTTAATGATAAGTTTGCCAAACAATTTGCAGGTCCAAATCGGAGAAGCAATCTCTGGTATTGCAGAATCTGATTTTCCTGACAGGTGGCCCACGCTTTTGAATGATTTAGCTTCCAGATTAAGTAACGATGATATGGTAACAAATAAAGGTGTTCTTACAGTGGCACATTCTATTTTTAGGAGATGGAGACCTTTATTTAGATCTGATGAACTTTTCTTGGAGATTAAATTAGTTCTTGATGTGTTTACCTCTCcttttttgaatctatTGAAAACGGTTGATGAACAAATAACagtaaatgaaaataataaagcGATGCTAgatattttgtttgatgtgttgttagtattaattaaATTATACTACGATTTTAATTGCCAAGATATAcctgaattttttgaggATAACATTCAAGTCGGTATGGGTATATTTCATAAGTATTTATCATATTCAAATCCTTTATTGGAGGACCTCGATGAAACTGAACATGCGTCTGTTCTTATAAAAGTAAAGTCCTCGATCCAAGAACTCGTTCAATTATACACAACAAGGTATGAAGATGTCTTTGGACCCATGATCAATGAGTTTATTCAAATTACTTGGAATCTTTTGACTTCACTTTCAAATCAGCCaaaatatgatattttaGTATCCAAATCTTTGTCATTTTTGACCGCGGTAACACGTATCCCGAAGTATTTTGAGATTTTCAACAATGAAGCAGCCATGAATAATATCACAGAACAAATAATTTTGCCGAATGTTACGTTACGTGAGGAGGATGTTGAgctttttgaagatgatcCAATTGAATATATCCGTAGAGATTTAGAAGGTTCAGATACGGACACTAGAAGAAGGGCGTGTactgattttttgaaggagttgaaggaaaaaaatgaagcgTTAGTGACAAACATATTTTTGGCCCATATGAAGGAGTTTGTTAACCAATATATGAGTGACCCATCCAAGAATTGGAAATTTAAGGATCTATATATTTATCTATTCACTGCACTAGCAATTAATGGAAATATTACCAATGCTGGTGTTTCATCCACTAATATTTTATTGGATGTTGTAGATTTTTTCACAAAGGAAATTGCTCCAGACCTTACTTCAAGCAATATTCCCCACATCATTTTGAGAGTGGATGCTATCAAATATATCTACACTTTTAGAAATCAATTGACCAAAGCCCAATTGATTGAACTAATGCCTATTTTGGCCACATTTTTACAAACAGATGAATATGTTGTTTATACCTATGCTGCTATTACTATCGAGAAGATTTTAACTATTAGAGAGTCGAATACATCACCTGCTTTCATCTTTCATAAGGAAGATATTTCAAATAGTACTGaagttcttttgaaaaatctcATTGCATTAATCCTAAAGCATGGGAACTCACCTGAAAAACTAGCTGAAAACGAATTTTTAATGAGATCCATTTTTAGGGTCTTGCAGACGTCTGAAGATTCCGTTCAACTCTTATTCCCTGAATTATTGGCCcaatttattgaaattgtAACGATAATGGCGAAGAATCCATCAAATCCAAGATTCACCCATTACACTTTTGAGTCCATTGGTGCCATTTTGAATTACACGCAAAGACAAAACTTATCATTATTTGCAGAATCTATGATGCCAACATTTTTAACTATTCTTTCTGAAGATATTCAAGAGTTCATTCCATATATCTTCCAAATTATAGCATTTGTTGTTGAGCAGTCCGTAACGATTCCGGAAAGCATCAAGCAGTTGGCACAACCTTTATTAGCACCAAATGTGTGGGAGTTGAAAGGTAATATCCCTGCTGTGACAAGGTTATTAAAAAGTTTTATAAAGGCAGAATCCTCAATTTTCCCTGATCTAGTCCCTGTTTTAGGTATCTTCCAAAGATTGATCGCTTCGAAGGCTTATGAAGTTCACGGATTTGATTTATTAGAGTATATCATGCTTTTAATCGATATTAACCGTTTAAGAccatatataaaacaaattGCGGTTTTATTACTACAGAGATTACAAAATTCTAAAACAGAAAGATATGTCAAAAAATTAGTCGTTTTTTTTGGGTTAATCTCGAATAAGTTAGGCtctaattttttgattcaaTTTATTGACGAAGTTCAAGATGGATTGTTCCAACAAATTTGGAGtaatttcattattaccACATTACCTACTATTGGTAATCTATTAGATCGTAAAATTGCATTGGTCGGTGTCTTAAATATGGTTATAAATGGACAAATCTTCCAAAACAAATATCCCACTTTGATTTCAAGTACTATGAATTCCATAATAGAGACTGTATCATCACAGAGTATTGCAAACTTGAAGAACGATTTTGTGGATTTAGACAACCTGGAGGAAATTTCCACATTCGGTTCCCATTTCAGTAAGCTAGTTAGTATTAGCGAAAAACCATTTGATCCCTTGCCAGAAATCGATGTTACCAATGGCGTTAAATTATATGTTGTTGAAGCACTaaacaaatacaataatATGTCTGGGAATACATTTTTAAATACCCTTTTACCTCAATTGACTCAGGAAAACCAGATAAAATTGAACCAACTATTAATTGGTAACTAACGTGGGGTGTGAAAAAACTAGATATATATCAAAATGGAGCTCCTTTTGAATAACTGTTTATATGTAGATAGAGtaaacaaaaatgaaagaagaaaaagcacCTAAACattgttcctttttcaCAGAGTGCATGTGTGTGctaatgaaataaaaaaaaggattGGTAAAAgtacatatacatattgATTCAAATTTAAAAAGGCCAAACGGATATCTCAGGATATAAGAGGGCTTTTTTAGGTTGCTTTTAGGAATGATATTAACATTAGAATATTACAAAgttatgtttttttgtctgctgctgctgctgctgctgctgcagTGGAAGTGGTATGTGGCTGTTCTTGTATTATTTTAGTAGTGATTTTGTTGTGCTCGTGGCTATCTTCAGGATTATCACTGGCCCCGCTtttattcaatttcatGGCTTTGATCTCAGCGGCTGTCAAGAACCTTCCACCTTCACCACGAGGTCTTCGCATTGCATGTTTATGTCGAGACTCGTGTAAGTACGGTTTTCGTTCTCTTGATATTCGTAGCTTTTCCTCTAGCTTAGCTCTAGCATATCGCCGTTTCAAAATTCGATAGTACTGTTTGGCATTAACGTAAAAAGGTTGCTCTCCCATAGTATTTTCTAGGGCATCGTTATTCAAGCTTGATTGATTTTGTGTGTATTGGGCTTGCACGACCaattgctgctgctgctgttgttgctgatGCGGAGCAGACGATAAAGTTGTTACCGCAGAAAAATTTGTGAAGTCAGCAGAGGGCTCCGATGTACTACCACTGGATGGTGTATACTGTGGTTGTTGCTGTGATTCTATGGATTCCATAACCCTGTTTTGAGGTGCTCGCAACCTgttaaacaaaaacataTCGTCTTCACTTGCAACCTGTTGGTCTACACCTCTTTGGGAAGACATTTTATCCTTATCGATATCCAAATCCATCTCCATAGGTTTACTCTGGAGAGAGGGACTTTGAGAACCTGCTGTCGCTGCTTCAGATTGCAGATCTGTTTCTAAAGGATGACATTTCGCATCTGTTTCGTCTGCAGACATGgcgttcttcttctcctttcaaaaagaaatttattTTACAAACACAGACACGAACTGCAAATCAAATACAAACCACTATAAGTTGCACTCTTCGGACCatattcatcattattactTAATTTATTCATCGTGGTCCCCTTGTAAGGGTGGATTAAAAAGAGCGATATAAGTATCTTCCGGGTAAAACCTCTAAGTGAAGACCTCCATATTACATACAGTGAATTATTTACATATACTAGTTAGTGATGGAATGTTTATTTACATGGCTGGTGGGGTTGGCTTGCGTGCCACACGATAGAGTTCGAATAGTGCTGCTGCAGTGATACCTTGAATCCGCCTTGCTTGGCCTATAGTCAATGGCTGCACGCGGTTCAAGAGTAATTTGCATTCGGTGGATAGCGTGGGCAATTGGGAATAATCGTAGTCTTGTGGTAATAGCATATTCTCGTCTGCCTGAAATGCCTTTACAAAGTGGTTCTGTTTCACAATGTAAGGTTCGTATTTACCCTGGATGTTAATCTTGGTAATAACGTGAGTCGGGATCTCCAGAACGTCGATGGGTAAATTAGGAATGCACTCGTACAACTTGTGTAGATCCATGCCTTTGAATCTGAATATTTCCCACGCAGATCTGTTTTCAGCCTGTGGGGCAATATTAACTTGTAGTAGACTAGACCATTTTTGAGAACTTAGTTTGAAGTTTTGCAACACACGTATGGTTTCATCATATAGTTTCTTGTCTCTATAGTATTGGCTTAAACGGGTAGGAGAAATTATTCCAAATTGTTCACCAATGGGCGTGAGCCGGAAGTCTGCATTGTCAGATCTTGCGCTAATTCTGAATTCTGATCTCGAAGTAAACATCCTATATGGCTCAATGACGCCGTTATTGATCAAATCGTCGATGAGCACACCAATGTATGCTTGGGATCTTTGTAAGAGCAATTGCTTCCGTTGTGGCTGCGACAACAACCCTGCGTTAATACCAGCGATGATTCCCTGTGCAGCAGCTTCCTCGTAGCCCGTGGTACCATTGATTTGTCCAGCCATGAATAATCCGTCCACTAGTTTTGTTTCCAAGCTGGATTTCAACTGCCTTGGGTCCACGTAGTCGTATTCCACACCATATGCAGGCTGCAATATCTTGACATTTGCCATGCCCGGAATAAGTCTCATCATCTGTAGTTGGACATCTTCAGGCATGGAATTAGATATTCCGTTCGGGTAGATGACGTTGGAGTTGAAGCCTTCTGGTTCCAGCCATATTTTATGAGAGGACCTGTCAGGAAACCTTAAAATTTTGGCCTCGATGGAGGGACAATAGCGCGGGCCCTTGATGGTCGTATCCTGAATATGAACAGACTTGTGCAAGTTTTTGCGCAAGAAGTCGTGCATTTGTAGTGTAGTGTGTGTACCAAAGCAATCCAGTTGTTTGAGGGGTTCGACCGATACAGTTTCATTCAAAAAGCTCATAGGAATGGGCAGGTCATCGCCCTTTTGGACCTCTAAGGTGCTGAAGTCAATGGATTCCTTCGCCAACCTAGCTGGGGTGCCTGTTTTCAATCGCCCTAACTGAAAGCCGGCCTCTTTTTGTAGAGTCTTGCTAATCCCATATGTAGGCTGTTCGCCGATCCTACCAGCTGGAATACGCTTGTTACCAATGTGGATTTCGGCACTCAGGAATGTACCAGTAGTGATTACGACCTGATCAGCCCCTACCTGGGTGCCATCATCTAGAATCACTCCTTTGACGACCTTGTTGCCTCTTCCGGGGTCATACAGGATCAAGTCAGCGACTTTGTTCTGTAGCAGAGACAAGTTTGGGTATGCTTCCCTGTTGAAAAGTTCCTTTTGCATGTAAGTCTTATACAACTCCCTGTCTATCTGCGCTCTGGGGCCCCAAACAGCAGGACCTTTACTTCTATTGAGCATCTTAAACTGGATTCCAGCAAGATCAGTGACTTTGCCCATCAGTCCATCAAGAGCATCTATTTCCTTGACTAAGATACCTTTACCTACTCCACCGATGGAAGGGTTGCAGGAGCACTTACCAATATCTGTTAATGTTGGTGTAATGAGTGTAGTGTGCGTACCAGTCCTGGATGAAGCTGCTGCAGCTTCGCAGCCTGCATGGCCAGCGCCGATGACCACGACCTGTGTTTTGATTGTAGGTTGAAAGCttgttaaagaaaatatcgTCAACTTTCTCCTGAGAACCTGTGAGATAGGTGAGGCACGTCGAGGTGCCACTGTTTTTACACGTAGCATCGTTCTCTGGGGTGCTTGGGTAGTACACTGCAGAAAGTATTAGACATAAACAGTTTAAGTAAGGAATATAAGTCATTCATATTCGTCTGTAAAATATGCAGAATGCCTTACTGACCAAGCAGAGAGTAACAAGGAAGAGTGAGGTATGTAAGACACAAGGAACGATTTTAGGACTGTGAGTACGAGTCTCACACAAATGTAAGACcttttaacaaaaatatgCCTTTGCATATTCCTCCAACAACGCCACGTCCAAGCAACCACAAGAAACTAGTTACAGGACCATTACAATGACACACAGATATAGAGACCAAATAATCAAAGCTTGAGAATTCGATTGACCCTTATGCTATCAATAATTCACCGCTATCTAATTGTTACTCTATGTTGTTACTCTATATTGTTACTAACGCTAGCCGTAGCAgctttccatttctttttcctttttccaaaatttttcatttttttttcagttgaCTCGCCCCGTCGCTCGTGATAAATGTTGACTGACTCGTGTCTTGGTAATAACAGCAATAATGAATGTGCGATGGCCTGTGAACTTGGTATTTAAACTATGTTCAAAGGCGTGTGCAACCGCTATTAACCAGGTTAGTAGCTTACACTAGTAGAGcagtttatttcttcttacTTTCTTGGCCATAGTTGAAGAGAACCATTCTCCCCTCCTCCCTCACAATGCTCAACATTCTCGTTTTAGGTAACGGTGCAAGAGAACATGTTCTTGTCACCAAGCTGGCTCAATCACCCACCGTAGGTAAGATCTACGTTGCTCCAGGTAACGGAGGGACTGCAACCATGGATTCTTCCCGTGTAGTTAACTGGGACGTTACACCAGATGTCGCCAACTTTGCTCGTTTGCAGTCGATGGCTGTAGAACATAAGGTCAATTTGGTCGTTCCTGGCCCAGAATTGCCTCTAGTTAACGGAATCACTACCGTGTTCCACAACGTTGGTATCCCTGTCTTTGGGCCCTCCGCCAAAGCTGCTCAGCTGGAGGCTTCTAAGGCCTTTTCTAAGAGATTTATGTCAAAGCACAATATTCCAACCGCGTCGTACGATGTCTTTACTAACCCAGAAGAGGCCATTTCATTCTTGAAAGCTTGTCCTGACAAAGCTTTTGTCATTAAGGCCGACGGTATTGCTGCTGGTAAGGGTGTTATTATCCCATCTAGCATTGACGAGTCCATCCAGGCTATCAAGGATATTATGATCACCAAACAATTTGGTGAAGAAGCGGGAAAGCAGGTTGTGattgaacaatttttgGAAGGTGATGAAATCTCCTTACTCACGATTGTTGATGGGTACTCTCATTTCAATCTTCCCGTTGCACAAGATCACAAAAGGATCTTTGACGGTGACCAGGGCCTAAACACAGGTGGGATGGGAGCTTATGCTCCTGCCCCTGTGGCCACCCCATCTCTATTGAAAACCATAGATTCGCAGATTGTGAAGCCTACGATTGATGGGATGAGACGTGATGGTATGCCTTTTGTTGGTGTTCTGTTCACTGGGATGATTTTGGTGAAGGATTCTAAGACAAACCAACTTGTTCCTGAGGTATTGGAATACAACGTCAGGTTCGGTGACCCAGAGACACAGGCTGTTTTGAGTTTACTTGATGACCAAACTGATTTGGCACAAGTATTTCTGGCTGCCGCCGAACACCGCTTGGATTCCGTCAATATAGCTATTGATGACACAAGATCCGCCGTTACTGTAGTAGTGGCCGCAGGTGGATATCCTGAATCATATGCTAAGGGTGACAAAATTACTTTGGATACCGATAAATTACCACCACATACACAAATCTTTCAAGCAGGCACCAAATACGACTCTGCTACTGGTTCTCTATTAACGAATGGTGGAAGGGTTCTTTCGGTGACATCCACTGCCCAAAGCTTAAGAACTGCAGTAGACACAGTATACGAAGCCGTCGGATGTATCCATTTCCAGAATGCTTACTACAGAAAGGACATCGCATATCGTGCGTTCCAAAATTCAGAATCCTCAAAGGTTGCCATAACATATGCAGATTCTGGTGTCTCTGTTGATAACGGTAATAACCTCGTTCAGACcatcaaagaaatggtCAGATCCACAAGAAGACCAGGTGCAGATTCCGACATTGGTGGCTTTGGTGGTTTATTCGACTTGGCCCAAGCAGGTTTCCGTCAAAACGAAAACACTTTACTAGTGGGTGCCACGGATGGTGTCGGTACTAAATTGATCATTGCCCAAGAAACTGGGATTCATAACACCGTCGGTATTGACCTTGTGGCCATGAATGTTAATGATTTGGTGGTCCAGGGTGCAGAACctctattctttttggaCTACTTTGCTACTGGTGCTCTTGACATCAAAATTGCCTCTGATTTCGTGTCAGGAGTTGCCAATGGGTGTATTCAAAGTGGTTGTGCCCTTGTAGGTGGTGAAACTTCAGAAATGCCTGGTATGTACCCACCTGGTCACTACGATACTAATGGTACTGCCGTTGGTGCTGTATTGAGACAAGATATTCTACCCAAGATAAACGAAATGGCCGCAGGAGATGTTTTACTGGGACTTGCCTCTAGTGGTGTTCATTCAAATGGTTTCTCTTTGGTGAGGAAAATTATTCAACATGTCGCATTACCTTGGGATGCTCCATGTCCATGGGATGAATCTAAGACACTTGGTGAAGGTATTCTTGAGCCAACGAAAATCTACGTCAAACAATTACTGCCATCGATCAGACAAAGACTGCTATTAGGTTTAGCTCACATAACAGGCGGTGGTCTAGTGGAAAATATTCCAAGAGCTATCCCAGACCACTTACAGGCCCGCGTTGATATGTCCACCTGGGATGTACCCTGTGTTTTCAAGTGGTTCGGCCAAGCAGGTAATGTTCCACACGATGACATTCTAAGGACCTTCAACATGGGTGTTGGTATGGTATTGATTGTCAAGAGAGAAAACGTCAAGGCAGTCTGTGATTCATTGATTGAAGAAGGCGAAACTGTTTGGGAGCTTGGTTCTTTGCAAGAAAGACCAAAGGATGCTCCTGGTTGTGTAATTGAAAACGGAACTAACCTTTACTAATTAACAATATTAAATTTACAATAGATACATATATGCGCATCCGTATATATCACTTATATACGACTTTTGTACAAGAATGCTTAATTAAGAtacgattttttttttgttcgCTTTTACTCTTCCGCAATATTCCTGAAAAAAGAGtatcaataaaaaggaTAATGAATACCTTAACAGGCATTGAAATAGTGGAGAAGGAGTACCGCTGAGGAGTCTGTAACGAATTGGCTGTTAATTATGGATCAGGAAGGCCAAACATTGCTTTCAAAAGAGTTTCAAGAAGTCCTGCTGGCTACTGCATCCGGAAACAATACATCATGGACAGAAAGGACTGTTTCCAACAATGGGAGTACCGATACAGGGAAACACGATCCTAAGCTGGGCCAGAACGATGTATTTGACCTAGATCATTTATCCTTCGATAAATGGGTGCCTTTTTTAAGAAGCACGCTTGATAGGAACCAACTGGATCCCGTGATTGATGAATTGGAGAATTCGATTGAAGATAATTTTCAAGGGCTAGAGTTGCAGTTATTACAAGACTCTCAAATGAATGATAAGTTGGAAACATCTATAGATGAGATTGCGAATATTCAAGGTATGGTACAAGATACTCTATCCAGcgaaatttcaaaatttcaaatgaaGTTGCGCGAGTCAGCCAATGAATTAATTACCAAAAAGCAAATGTATGttaataacaaaaaaatctcgCTAAAAATTTCTGAAGCCACAATTTTGATCACCAAGGTTGTTAGAATTTTGGAATTATCTAGCAAGTGTCAAGAATTGATtactgaaagaaaattcttcaaagtgCTACAAAACTTGGATAGCTTAGAGAAATTATATCTACAAGAATTTAAAAATTacaattttcaattcttaATTGAAATTTACAACTCCATACCATTTTTACAGAAGGTCACGAAAGATGAGTGTATAAATTTGATAAGGAATTCTTTGAATCTGAATTTAGGTAAGAATTTGATTAAGGTGGGGCAAGAATTTGTGGAAATTTATGAGAATGAGTTACTTCCGCAATGGCTTGAAACAAGATCTAGAATGAAATTGActaatttcaaatttaattCGCCGGTAGAAATTTCTATGAGGGAGGAATCTTCTCTAGCCAAGGTAAACTtgggtgaatttttccaattaGATGACTTTCACGATTCTAtaatgatttttcaaagcttAAACGAATTCGGTACTCTTTCGAGTGAGttcaataaagaatatgaaCTAAGAAAGACAAAATTGATATATCCGTTGATatggaaaaagaataaaacgGGCGCATATCAAATGGACTCATTATTACGCGGGACTGGTACTACCTCTGGTCCTGCTTCACATGAAATCTCTGCAGATGATCCTTTTACACAAAATCTAAGTTTATCCTTTTTACAggattattttttgaaaattctcGGGTTCTTATTGTATGATATCAACTTGAATAAAGCCACCGAATTCATTCTTGTTGATAATAACTATAACTCCACAAATGAATTCTGGGATGGACTTATGACAAGATTGACATCATACTTAAAGTATTTTATCGACGAAAAGCTAACAACAGAGGAAGATATGATCaaattgaaagattttctCTGTATTTATGTTGCTATTTTAGAAAACTTTAAATTGAACATCGAACCTCTCTACAAAATTCTGGTTTCgatttttgagaaattcTGTTCTGTATCATTGAGAGCATTCGACGATGAATTTaaaattttgttaaatgatgatgatttcatGCCTTTATCAATCAATGACAAGACTTTATATGAGAAAGTTCTAAAGATTTGTTGGATGAAAGAGGATGAACACCTTCACGTGCCAGAATCGACAAGCGGAGAACTGTTTTCTGTGACTTTACCTTTTTCTCCATTATATCCAATGACATGTACACTAGCTAAGAAGACATATTCTAAAATAGCCGCATTTCTATCCGTATTCTATCGTCATGAATTGCACACTTTGAACAATATCTTGGTGAAAACAATGGATGATGTATTCAATGACATTgtgaacaaaaaaattcgtTCTAAACTTGAAAGTACttcaagagaagaaattgcaCAAATTTTAATCAATTTAGATTATTTCATCATAGCAGCAAAGGAATTCAGCAATTTCATGACAAGAGAGAATATTTTGCAGAATCCGGATATGGAAATACGGCTATCTTCGGTAAAATATCTTGCAGAAAGCAGAAAACTAGCAGAAACGAAATTAATTGAATTGATCGATTCTAAGATATCTGATATTCTCGAAACTATTGAGATCGACTGGCAGATAAGGAAGGTTAGGCAAGATCCAGATATTTCCATCATTGATCTGGCACAGTTTTTAGAAATGATGTTTGCTAGCACATTACAAAATTTACCATACAGTGTTCAAACGCTATTGATTTTCCGGGAATTTGACTCCTTAACAAGGCAATTCATGGATATATTATTGCATGATACACCAAGTGTTATTACACATGAGAGCATAGtaaattttgagattgaTATTAATTATTTAGAAAGCATTATTCCTAGGATATTCCCCTCTACTCCAGGTACTATAGATAGTAATGGTTATCAGTCGCCAATGACGCCTTCAACGCccacttttccaaattcCAACGGCGTTGACGCTCCAACGTTATTTGAGAATAACATTAAATCGCTAGAAGCTACATTTATGGAATTGAAGCAGTGTATAGAGCTACTGAAGACACAGGGAAGAGACTATAATGAACCGGAAATAAGGTTAAGAAAATACTCAAGAatcagaaaagaagatgctGCTTTATTGTTAAGCAAAATCAAGCACTTCGTATCACCCATAGAGGGAACtaacgatgataataatagcGTTATGGATAGCAGTAGCATATTTAACAATGATTCAGCAAGTGCTATTGACTCTAATACAAGTAGAATAGCcaaattcttcaacagACGTTAGAGACTCGTATATATCAGTGTTATCATTTATACGTACATAGAAAAACTTCGGACAGtcttaacttttttttttcatttgaatgaatgctttttttccttgCATCTATTGAAATGGGCATCACAAAAAGTTAATCTTTCGTTAGAAATATACCATAAAATCATCATAAAGAAGCCACACAGGCATGAGTGAGAAACGTAACTGCAATAGTGGGAATGCAAATTCtcaaaagaggaagaaagtATGTCTGTTAATACATGAGTCATAGGCCTTTACATACTAACTATCAAAGCAATAGTTCAAAGTATCTTCTGGATTCTTAGATCCTGGTACATCTGGAGTATATGCCACATGCTCTAGAAGACATGAACGTCAGGCTGCTCAAGAGTTGCAGCTTctatttgaagaaaagtttttaGAACTTTATGGGGACATcaaggatgaagaagatgagaatgaaaacgacaaaaaggaagaagaactaTCAATTGAAGACCAAATTAAAAAGGAACTACAAGAAATCAAGGGCGAAGAGTTCAGCAAACATTCATCTACAGgagaaacaaagaaaaag from Saccharomyces mikatae IFO 1815 strain IFO1815 genome assembly, chromosome: 7 harbors:
- the SEC15 gene encoding Rab GTPase-binding exocyst subunit SEC15 (similar to Saccharomyces cerevisiae SEC15 (YGL233W); ancestral locus Anc_3.554) yields the protein MDQEGQTLLSKEFQEVLLATASGNNTSWTERTVSNNGSTDTGKHDPKLGQNDVFDLDHLSFDKWVPFLRSTLDRNQLDPVIDELENSIEDNFQGLELQLLQDSQMNDKLETSIDEIANIQGMVQDTLSSEISKFQMKLRESANELITKKQMYVNNKKISLKISEATILITKVVRILELSSKCQELITERKFFKVLQNLDSLEKLYLQEFKNYNFQFLIEIYNSIPFLQKVTKDECINLIRNSLNLNLGKNLIKVGQEFVEIYENELLPQWLETRSRMKLTNFKFNSPVEISMREESSLAKVNLGEFFQLDDFHDSIMIFQSLNEFGTLSSEFNKEYELRKTKLIYPLIWKKNKTGAYQMDSLLRGTGTTSGPASHEISADDPFTQNLSLSFLQDYFLKILGFLLYDINLNKATEFILVDNNYNSTNEFWDGLMTRLTSYLKYFIDEKLTTEEDMIKLKDFLCIYVAILENFKLNIEPLYKILVSIFEKFCSVSLRAFDDEFKILLNDDDFMPLSINDKTLYEKVLKICWMKEDEHLHVPESTSGELFSVTLPFSPLYPMTCTLAKKTYSKIAAFLSVFYRHELHTLNNILVKTMDDVFNDIVNKKIRSKLESTSREEIAQILINLDYFIIAAKEFSNFMTRENILQNPDMEIRLSSVKYLAESRKLAETKLIELIDSKISDILETIEIDWQIRKVRQDPDISIIDLAQFLEMMFASTLQNLPYSVQTLLIFREFDSLTRQFMDILLHDTPSVITHESIVNFEIDINYLESIIPRIFPSTPGTIDSNGYQSPMTPSTPTFPNSNGVDAPTLFENNIKSLEATFMELKQCIELLKTQGRDYNEPEIRLRKYSRIRKEDAALLLSKIKHFVSPIEGTNDDNNSVMDSSSIFNNDSASAIDSNTSRIAKFFNRR